A genomic window from Streptomyces sp. MST-110588 includes:
- a CDS encoding phosphoketolase family protein: MESPEPLTSRDLTDSDLTDNDLANSDVTGSNVTGSDLSDSDLHTLDAHWRALNYLAAGQIYLTGNPLLTEELRPEHIKPRLLGHWGTCPGLNLVHTHLNRVISTRGQDAVCVWGPGHGGPSVFAGAWLDGTYQELDPDLSRDGAGMARLFRQFSFPGGVPSHAAPDAPGSFHEGGELGYSLAHAYGAALDHPDLLVACVIGDGEAETGPLAASWHANKFLDPVHDGAVLPILHLNGYKIANPAVLARLTDEELDALLRGYGHDPLYVTGDDPARVHRAMAAAMDTAVDRIHAAQRAARQDGADTRPRWPVIVLRTPKGWTGPDEVDGVPVEGTWRAHQVPLAGVRENAGHRRQLERWLRSYAPGELFDEDGRPRPHVLAQVPRGERRLSASPYANGGRLARTLPLPDPVHYAVPVDEPGATSHEPTRVLGGLLRDLMDRTADRRDFRLFGPDETASNRLQDVYETTDKAWQAAGLPTDEHLGRHGRVMEVLSEHLCQGWLEGYVLTGRHGLFSSYEAFAHIVASMAAQHVKWIRTAHRIPWRAPVPALNYLLTSHVWRQDHNGFSHQDPGFVDHILNKSPDAVRVYLPPDANTLLCVADHVLRTRDVVNVVVAGKQPCFDWLTVDQARAHCARGAGIWEWAGTERAGHGPQAVLACAGDVPTQETLAAASLLRRHLPDLAVRVVNIVDMTRLLPREEHPHGMADHEFDALLPPDTPVVFAYHGYPWLIHRLAYRRAVHPNLHVRGYKEMGTTTTPFDMVVRNDLDRYRLVMDVIDRVPGLAVQAAGIRQAMADARHRHHRWVREHGTDLPEVAEWHWPGQGR, encoded by the coding sequence ACCTGGCCAACAGCGACGTGACCGGCAGCAACGTGACCGGCAGCGACCTGTCGGACAGTGACCTGCACACTCTCGACGCGCACTGGAGGGCGCTGAACTACCTCGCCGCCGGACAGATCTATCTGACCGGGAATCCCCTGCTCACCGAGGAGCTGCGCCCCGAGCACATCAAGCCCCGGCTGCTCGGCCACTGGGGAACCTGCCCCGGCCTCAACCTGGTCCACACCCACCTCAACCGGGTGATCAGCACCCGGGGGCAGGACGCGGTGTGCGTGTGGGGGCCGGGCCACGGCGGACCGTCCGTCTTCGCCGGTGCCTGGCTGGACGGTACGTACCAGGAGCTGGACCCCGACCTGTCGCGGGACGGCGCGGGCATGGCGCGGCTGTTCCGGCAGTTCTCCTTCCCCGGCGGGGTGCCCAGCCACGCCGCGCCCGACGCGCCCGGCTCCTTCCACGAGGGCGGTGAGCTGGGCTATTCGCTGGCGCACGCCTACGGGGCCGCGCTGGACCACCCGGATCTGCTGGTCGCGTGCGTGATCGGGGACGGCGAGGCGGAGACCGGTCCGCTGGCCGCGTCCTGGCACGCCAACAAGTTCCTGGACCCGGTGCACGACGGGGCCGTCCTGCCGATCCTGCACCTGAACGGCTACAAGATCGCCAATCCGGCGGTGCTCGCCCGGCTGACCGACGAGGAACTGGACGCGCTGCTGCGCGGTTACGGGCACGACCCCCTGTACGTCACCGGTGACGACCCCGCCCGGGTGCACCGTGCGATGGCCGCCGCCATGGACACCGCCGTGGACCGTATCCACGCCGCGCAGCGGGCCGCCCGCCAGGACGGCGCGGACACCCGCCCCCGCTGGCCGGTGATCGTGCTGCGTACTCCCAAGGGCTGGACGGGCCCCGACGAGGTGGACGGCGTACCGGTCGAGGGCACCTGGCGGGCCCATCAGGTGCCGCTGGCCGGTGTCCGGGAGAACGCCGGGCACCGGCGGCAACTGGAGCGCTGGCTGCGCTCGTACGCGCCCGGGGAACTCTTCGACGAGGACGGGCGCCCACGGCCGCACGTCCTGGCGCAGGTGCCCCGGGGCGAGCGCCGGCTGAGCGCCTCCCCGTACGCCAACGGCGGCCGGCTGGCCCGTACGCTGCCGCTGCCCGACCCGGTGCACTACGCCGTGCCCGTCGACGAGCCCGGTGCCACCTCGCACGAGCCGACCCGCGTGCTGGGCGGTCTGCTGCGTGACCTGATGGACCGTACCGCCGACCGCCGTGACTTCCGGCTGTTCGGGCCGGACGAGACCGCCTCCAACCGCCTCCAGGACGTGTACGAGACCACGGACAAGGCGTGGCAGGCGGCCGGTCTGCCCACCGACGAGCACCTGGGGCGGCACGGCCGGGTCATGGAAGTGCTCTCCGAGCACCTGTGCCAGGGCTGGCTGGAGGGCTATGTGCTGACCGGCCGGCACGGCCTGTTCTCCTCCTACGAGGCGTTCGCGCACATCGTGGCGAGTATGGCCGCGCAGCACGTGAAGTGGATCCGCACGGCGCACCGCATCCCCTGGCGGGCGCCGGTTCCGGCACTGAACTACCTGCTCACCTCGCACGTGTGGCGGCAGGACCACAACGGCTTCTCCCACCAGGACCCGGGCTTCGTCGACCACATCCTCAACAAGAGCCCGGACGCGGTACGGGTCTATCTGCCGCCGGACGCCAACACCCTGCTGTGCGTGGCCGACCACGTACTGCGCACCCGCGACGTGGTCAATGTGGTGGTGGCGGGCAAGCAGCCGTGCTTCGACTGGCTGACCGTCGACCAGGCACGGGCCCACTGTGCGCGCGGCGCGGGGATCTGGGAGTGGGCGGGCACCGAACGGGCCGGGCACGGGCCGCAGGCCGTCCTGGCCTGCGCCGGTGACGTACCGACCCAGGAGACGCTGGCCGCCGCGTCCCTGCTGCGCAGACACCTGCCGGATCTGGCCGTACGGGTGGTGAACATCGTGGACATGACGCGACTGCTGCCCCGGGAGGAGCATCCGCACGGGATGGCGGACCACGAGTTCGACGCCCTGCTCCCCCCGGACACGCCGGTCGTCTTCGCGTACCACGGCTATCCGTGGCTGATCCACCGACTGGCCTACCGCCGGGCCGTCCACCCGAACCTGCACGTCCGCGGCTACAAGGAGATGGGCACCACGACCACCCCCTTCGACATGGTCGTCCGCAACGACCTGGACCGCTACCGGCTGGTCATGGACGTCATCGACCGGGTGCCGGGCCTGGCGGTGCAGGCTGCCGGCATCCGCCAGGCCATGGCGGACGCGCGCCACCGCCACCACCGATGGGTCCGCGAGCACGGCACCGACCTTCCGGAGGTCGCGGAGTGGCACTGGCCGGGGCAGGGACGCTGA
- a CDS encoding MFS transporter, whose protein sequence is MPPAISTPLPHPPTRPPLRSRIFADITPLRSSVHYRRLWFGNTISWVGQQMTALAVSLQVYAITGSTFSVGLVGLCSLVPLIVFGLYGGAVADTVDRRKLGLASAAGATSMSVVLAAAALAGFHQVWLLYTVVALQAVCFAMNSPARSSMIPRLLPAEQLPAANALGSLTSNLGLMGGPMLGGVIVGLWGYQAAYLIDVLAFTASLYAMWRLPSMRPDQEEGARKRASVLDGLRFLATRPNVRMTFFTDLAAMVLAQPRALFPAVAALWFGGDAKTVGLLVAAPAVGAVLGGLFSGWLGGIRRHGLAILLSVAAWGAAVAAFGLAHHLWLGLFFLAVAGCADTVSMVFRSTMLQAATPDHMRGRLQGVFIVVVAGGPRLGDFLTGSAADLTSPTTAIIAGGLACVLTVTLLGLTSRGFLRYDARDPQP, encoded by the coding sequence GTGCCTCCTGCCATATCCACTCCCCTTCCACACCCACCCACCCGGCCCCCACTGCGGTCCCGCATCTTCGCCGACATCACCCCCCTGCGCAGCTCCGTGCACTACCGGCGCCTGTGGTTCGGCAACACCATCTCCTGGGTGGGGCAGCAGATGACCGCCCTGGCGGTCTCGTTGCAGGTCTACGCCATCACCGGGTCGACCTTCTCCGTCGGGCTGGTCGGCCTGTGCTCGCTGGTCCCGCTGATCGTCTTCGGGCTGTACGGCGGCGCCGTAGCCGACACCGTCGACCGCCGCAAGCTGGGCCTGGCCAGCGCCGCGGGCGCGACCTCGATGTCGGTGGTGCTGGCCGCCGCCGCGCTCGCGGGCTTCCACCAGGTCTGGCTGCTCTACACGGTCGTCGCCCTCCAGGCCGTCTGCTTCGCCATGAACTCGCCGGCCCGCAGTTCGATGATCCCGCGGCTGCTGCCCGCCGAGCAGTTGCCCGCGGCCAACGCCCTCGGCTCCCTCACCAGCAACCTCGGCCTGATGGGCGGCCCCATGCTGGGCGGCGTCATCGTGGGCCTGTGGGGCTACCAGGCCGCGTACCTGATCGACGTCCTCGCCTTCACCGCCTCGCTGTACGCGATGTGGCGGCTGCCGTCCATGCGGCCCGACCAGGAGGAGGGCGCACGCAAGCGGGCCTCCGTCCTGGACGGCCTGCGCTTCCTGGCCACCCGCCCCAACGTACGCATGACCTTCTTCACCGACCTCGCGGCCATGGTGCTGGCCCAGCCGCGGGCCCTGTTCCCCGCGGTCGCCGCACTGTGGTTCGGCGGCGACGCCAAAACGGTGGGTCTGCTCGTCGCGGCCCCGGCCGTCGGCGCCGTACTGGGCGGCCTGTTCTCCGGCTGGCTCGGCGGCATCCGGCGGCACGGCCTGGCCATCCTGCTGTCCGTCGCGGCCTGGGGTGCGGCCGTCGCCGCCTTCGGACTGGCCCACCACCTGTGGCTGGGCCTGTTCTTCCTGGCCGTCGCCGGGTGCGCCGACACCGTCTCGATGGTCTTCCGCAGCACCATGCTCCAGGCCGCGACACCGGACCACATGCGCGGACGCCTCCAGGGCGTCTTCATCGTGGTGGTCGCGGGCGGACCGCGCCTGGGCGACTTCCTCACCGGCTCCGCGGCCGACCTGACCTCCCCCACGACGGCGATCATCGCCGGCGGCCTGGCCTGCGTCCTGACCGTTACCCTCCTGGGTCTGACCTCCCGCGGCTTCCTCCGCTACGACGCCCGCGACCCCCAGCCGTAA
- a CDS encoding alpha/beta fold hydrolase codes for MRRARETARRCFAHGENAALLPHASSRNVARDMDAIRAALGEDKLSYYGVSYGADLGALYTQMFPRRADRVILDSSTDPDATQYELFRRAGKPLEEGLDAWATWTARHADTYGLGRTAPQVRATVQTLLDGAGRRPVAIGGTRLGAPLLRLFLRQFVQHQENDPALARTVRTLTDAAAGEPVEPNPELAAMLELLNSPELGDMMTGGAVFMCGDRGWPAGGWPKDPETYWKNIVRSRAGQPVFGPLVNDMTAPCAFWETEPREPATRIGNKVPVLMLQARQDNNVPYEGALALHRKLTGSRLITADIRSHGVYGRGAEGRTAVPCADRAVNAYLRAGTLPAADLTCAAKGTVPSP; via the coding sequence GTGCGGCGCGCCCGGGAGACGGCCCGGCGCTGCTTCGCCCACGGCGAGAACGCGGCGCTGCTCCCGCACGCCTCCTCCCGCAACGTCGCCCGTGACATGGACGCGATCCGCGCCGCCCTGGGCGAGGACAAGCTGTCGTACTACGGGGTCTCCTACGGCGCCGACCTGGGAGCCCTCTACACCCAGATGTTCCCGCGCCGGGCCGACCGCGTGATCCTCGACTCCTCCACCGACCCCGACGCCACCCAGTACGAGCTCTTCCGCCGGGCGGGCAAGCCGCTTGAGGAAGGACTCGACGCGTGGGCGACGTGGACCGCCCGGCACGCGGACACCTACGGACTCGGCCGCACCGCCCCCCAGGTGCGCGCCACCGTACAGACACTCCTCGACGGCGCCGGGCGCCGGCCCGTCGCCATCGGCGGCACCCGGCTGGGCGCGCCCCTGCTGCGCCTGTTCCTGCGGCAGTTCGTCCAGCACCAGGAGAACGACCCGGCCCTCGCCCGTACGGTACGCACCCTGACCGACGCGGCGGCGGGCGAGCCGGTCGAGCCGAACCCCGAACTCGCCGCGATGCTGGAGCTCCTCAACTCGCCGGAGCTCGGGGACATGATGACCGGCGGGGCCGTCTTCATGTGCGGCGACCGGGGCTGGCCCGCGGGCGGCTGGCCCAAGGACCCGGAGACGTACTGGAAGAACATCGTCCGCAGCCGTGCCGGCCAGCCCGTGTTCGGCCCGCTCGTCAACGACATGACGGCGCCCTGCGCGTTCTGGGAGACCGAGCCCCGCGAGCCCGCCACCCGTATCGGCAACAAGGTGCCCGTCCTGATGCTCCAGGCCCGGCAGGACAACAACGTCCCGTACGAAGGTGCCCTGGCACTGCACCGCAAGCTCACGGGCTCGCGCCTGATCACCGCGGACATCCGCTCGCACGGCGTGTACGGACGCGGCGCCGAGGGCAGGACGGCGGTCCCCTGCGCCGACCGGGCCGTCAACGCCTACCTGCGCGCAGGAACGCTGCCCGCCGCGGACCTCACCTGCGCCGCGAAAGGAACCGTTCCTTCGCCGTGA